The following proteins come from a genomic window of Emys orbicularis isolate rEmyOrb1 chromosome 9, rEmyOrb1.hap1, whole genome shotgun sequence:
- the DUSP28 gene encoding dual specificity phosphatase 28: MLQLCKITDSLLISNSRAACNKELLTQEGVTFCINVSRQQPFPGLHHVRSLRIPVFDDPLEDLYKYFEQCNNAIEDTVQSGGKCLVYCKNGRSRSAAICTAYLMRHQNLTLKDAFETVKTARPGVEPNAGFWTQLQRYEEHLQTQHQLGHSSEKMISSK; the protein is encoded by the exons ATGTTACAGCTCTGTAAGATCACCGACTCTTTGCTAATCAGTAATTCTAGAGCAGCCTGCAACAAAGAACTCCTCACTCAAGAGGGAGTTACATTCTGTATTAATGTCTCCAGGCAGCAGCCATTCCCAGGCCTTCACCACGTCCGAAGCCTGCGCATTCCTGTTTTTGATGACCCTTTGGAGGACTTGTATAAGTATTTTGAACAGTGCAACAATGCCATAGAGGACACAGTACAAAGTGGTGGAAAATGCTTAGTTTACTGTAAAAATGGCCGCAGCAGATCTGCAGCGATCTGCACTGCCTATCTGATGAGACACCAAAATCTCACTCTCAAGGATGCCTTTGAG ACTGTGAAGACTGCCAGACCAGGAGTAGAGCCCAACGCAGGATTCTGGACTCAGCTGCAGAGATATGAAGAACATTTACAGACGCAGCATCAGTTGGGTCATTCTTCTGAAAAAATGATTTCTTCCAAATAA